A single window of Paenibacillus sp. SYP-B4298 DNA harbors:
- a CDS encoding GNAT family N-acetyltransferase, which translates to MAIAKIRNVSISSNLFAAMAVEEDEQAISQLYLHTAVWLKESGSTQWSGLLQGLDHHNMAAAIRRREVFAFRHSTSQELVGSVILQQQPSEWDRNLWGDDTTDRESAVYLHRLVVNRNYAGHGIGSQIMTWVEHELAGHFASIKLDCVAFSTKLNHFYRQHGYEYRGEKNGYSKYQKWLTPSSTEEQG; encoded by the coding sequence ATGGCAATTGCGAAGATTCGGAATGTATCTATCAGCAGCAATTTGTTTGCTGCAATGGCAGTTGAAGAGGATGAACAAGCGATAAGCCAGCTATATTTGCATACGGCAGTATGGCTGAAGGAGTCAGGCTCCACGCAGTGGTCGGGTTTGCTGCAGGGCTTGGATCATCATAATATGGCAGCCGCCATACGTCGTAGAGAGGTATTTGCCTTCCGACATTCAACCAGCCAGGAGCTTGTAGGCTCTGTCATCTTACAGCAGCAGCCAAGCGAGTGGGATCGTAATCTCTGGGGAGACGACACTACGGATAGAGAGTCGGCAGTCTACCTGCATCGGCTTGTAGTCAACCGCAATTATGCTGGCCACGGTATCGGAAGTCAGATTATGACGTGGGTGGAGCACGAACTGGCAGGACACTTTGCCAGCATCAAGCTCGACTGTGTCGCATTCAGCACCAAGCTGAACCATTTTTATAGACAACATGGCTATGAGTATCGGGGAGAGAAGAACGGATACAGCAAATATCAAAAGTGGTTAACACCGTCATCGACGGAGGAACAAGGATGA